A single window of Carassius auratus strain Wakin chromosome 9, ASM336829v1, whole genome shotgun sequence DNA harbors:
- the LOC113108666 gene encoding integrator complex subunit 6-like, with translation MPVLLFLIDTSASMNQRSHLGTSYLDIAKGAVETFLKLRSRDPASRGDRYMLVSFEEAPAGIKAGWKESHATFMTELRNLQAVGLTSIGQSLRTAFDLLNLNRLVSGIDNYGQGRNPFFLEPAIIVAITDGSKLTSSSGVHDELHLPLTTPLPGSELTKEPFRWDQRLFSLVLRIPGHTSPDPEPIAGVPLDPSPITPMCEVTGGRSYSVFSQRMLNQCLESLVQKIQSGVVINFEKTGPDPPPTEDCPIELKYGPQSWHSCHKMIYVRPNPKTGVPVGHWPIPESFWPDQNSPTLPPRAAHPQVKFSCVDSEPMVVDKVPFDKYELEPSPLTQYILERKSPHTCWQVFVCNSAKYGDLGQPFGYLKASTALNCVNLFVMPYNYPVVLPLLDDLITVHKFKPPAKWRQSFENYLKTVPPYYITALRKALRMMGAPNLLADNMEYGLSYSVVSYLKKLSQQAKIEADRVCASVGKKAALEGGIKLRCRSSALSLAHRKDFTQLLHSIMGDGPALPMEANTKEFAGFQLAALNKALKPQGLRNPYDIPRSHLLDQLSRMRRNLLHAGVCILKGQDQDQLHSVPIAQMGNYQDFLKHCPSPLREADPDQPKRLHTFGNPFKLDKKAMMVDEADEFVTGTQGKGKRPGESSSPAGGGVPKRRRCMSPLLRLGRAYTPPKTPPRTPDNDETELGNHINNHLESNLDSDEEPSPAPESELIQQRNLLQLDEVENQENSVQENGQSSDSEFSLGSEGEEEAPRRYPSPCQLKMIRNQESQELNSELRVLITKEIRKPGRRYEKIFYLLKQIQGSLETRLIFLQSIIKEAARFKKRVLIEQLENFLEEIHLRANSMNHLDGL, from the exons ATGCCCGTGTTACTTTTCCTGATAGACACGTCCGCCTCCATGAACCAGCGCTCCCATCTGGGCACTAGCTATCTGGACATAGCGAAGGGAGCAGTTGAGACTTTCCTGAAG CTGAGGAGCAGAGATCCGGCCAGCAGGGGAGACAGATACATGTTAGTGAGTTTCGAGGAAGCACCGGCTGGAATTAAG GCTGGGTGGAAGGAAAGTCACGCCACTTTTATGACTGAGCTGAGGAACCTGCAAGCAGTTGGATTGACATCGATCGGCCAGTCTTTACGGACTGCTTTTGATTTGCTCAATCTCAATAGATTAGTTTCGGGGATAGACAACTATGGACAG GGTAGGAACCCTTTTTTCCTGGAGCCAGCTATCATTGTGGCCATAACTGATGGCAGCAAGCTGACCAGCAGTTCTGGTGTACACGACGAG TTACATTTGCCCCTGACAACACCATTGCCTGGCAGTGAGCTGACCAAAGAGCCCTTTCGGTGGGATCAGCGACTCTTCTCCTTAGTGCTTCGCATTCCAGGCCACACCTCTCCTGACCCTGAACCAATAGCTGGAGTTCCACTTGACCCATCCCCTATTACGCCCATGTGTGAGGTCACTGGGG GTCGTTCATACAGCGTATTTTCCCAGAGAATGCTGAACCAGTGTCTGGAGTCACTGGTGCAAAAAATCCAGAGTGGTGTGGTTATTAATTTTGAGAAGACTGGACCTGATCCCCCACCTACTGAAG ATTGCCCAATAGAATTGAAGTATGGACCTCAATCATGGCACAGCTGTCATAAGATGATCTATGTCAGACCCAACCCTAAAACTGGTGTTCCTGTTGGTCATTGGCCTATCCCAGAGTCGTTTTGGCCTGACCAGAACTCTCCTACTTTG CCTCCACGTGCAGCTCACCCGCAGGTGAAGTTTTCATGTGTTGATTCAGAGCCCATGGTGGTGGATAAAGTGCCCTTTGACAAGTACGAGCTAGAGCCTTCTCCACTCACTCAGTACATACTGGAGAGGAAATCACCGCACACCTGCTGGCAG GTTTTTGTGTGTAACAGTGCTAAATACGGAGATCTCGGCCAGCCGTTTGGTTATCTGAAGGCCAGCACAGCTCTCAACTGTGTCAACCTGTTTGTCATGCCCTATAACTACCCTGTGGTGCTGCCTTTGCTTG ATGACTTGATTACGGTGCATAAGTTCAAGCCTCCAGCAAAGTGGCGACAGTCTTTTGAGAACTATCTTAAAACAGTCCCGCCCTACTATATCACT GCCCTGCGGAAAGCACTAAGAATGATGGGAGCTCCAAACCTGTTGGCTGACAACATGGAGTACGGTCTGAGCTATAGTGTTGTGTCTTATCTCAAAAAGCTCAGTCAGCAG GCAAAGATCGAGGCAGACAGAGTTTGTGCATCAGTAGGAAAAAAGGCGGCACTAGAAGGTGGGATCAAACTTCGCTGCAGAAGCTCCGCCCTCTCTCTGGCACACAGGAAGGATTTCACGCAGCTGTTGCACAGTATCATGGGAGATGGGCCAGCTCTGCCAATGGAGGCAAACACCAAGGAGTTTGCTGGCTTTCAACTAGCTGCTCTGAACAAA GCATTAAAACCGCAAGGACTGCGGAACCCCTATGATATCCCAAGATCTCATCTGCTAGACCAGCTGAGCCGCATGAGGCGGAACCTTCTGCACGCCGGCGTCTGTATTCTGAAAGGTCAAGATCAAG ACCAGCTGCACAGCGTTCCTATTGCTCAGATGGGCAACTATCAGGATTTCTTGAAGCATTGCCCGTCCCCTCTGAGAGAAGCAGACCCCGATCAGCCTAAACGTTTGCACACCTTCGGTAACCCCTTCAAATTGGACAAGAAG GCGATGATGGTAGATGAGGCAGATGAATTCGTTACTGGCACTCAAGGCAAAGGCAAACGTCCTGGAGAATCAAGCAGTCCTGCTGGGGGCGGGGTCCCCAAACGCAGACGCTGTATGTCTCCTCTGCTTCGACTGGGACGAGCATATACACCTCCCAAAACACCACCTAGAA CTCCAGATAATGATGAGACAGAATTGGGCAATCACATCAACAACCATCTCGAGTCAAACCTCGACTCGGACGAGGAGCCGAGTCCTGCACCTGAGTCTGAACTGATCCAGCAGAGGAACCTCCTCCAGCTGGATGAGGTCGAGAACCAGGAGAACAGCGTGCAGGAGAACGGCCAGTCCAGCGATAGTGAGTTCTCTCTGGGCAGCGAGGGTGAAGAGGAGGCCCCACGCCGCTACCCTTCCCCTTGCCAACTGAAAATGATCCGAAACCAAGAGAGCCAGGAACTGAACTCTGAACTCCGAGTACTCATCACCAAGGAGATCAGGAAGCCAGGCAGAC GTTATGAGAAAATCTTCTACCTCCTCAAGCAAATCCAGGGCAGTTTGGAAACGCGTCTGATCTTTCTGCAGAGCATAATCAAAGAGGCTGCCAG gtttaAGAAAAGGGTCTTGATTGAGCAGCTGGAGAACTTCTTAGAGGAGATTCACTTAAGAGCCAACAGCATGAATCATCTGGACGGTCTCTGA